In Achromobacter xylosoxidans A8, a single window of DNA contains:
- a CDS encoding JAB domain-containing protein: MSFVVNDSYLESLSAIATQHEDWIIQQAIVLLERRIFKAGPCLSRPAAVRDYLRLKLVAEPNEIFAAVFLDSMHQVLAYEPLFRGTINSTSVYPRVVAQRVLELNAAAVVFSHQHPSGISEPSSADRMLTQQLQVALALIDVRVLDHIIVGQGAPFSFAESGLL; encoded by the coding sequence ATGTCTTTCGTCGTCAATGACTCCTACCTGGAGTCGCTTTCCGCCATCGCTACCCAACACGAGGACTGGATCATCCAGCAAGCCATCGTGCTGCTGGAGAGACGGATCTTCAAAGCTGGACCGTGCCTCAGCCGACCGGCCGCTGTGCGGGACTACCTGCGTCTGAAACTGGTCGCTGAGCCCAATGAGATATTCGCCGCTGTGTTCCTGGACAGCATGCACCAGGTGCTGGCCTACGAGCCGTTGTTCAGGGGCACGATCAACTCGACATCGGTCTATCCGCGTGTCGTCGCGCAGCGTGTGCTGGAGTTGAATGCCGCCGCGGTGGTCTTCAGCCACCAGCACCCCTCGGGCATCTCCGAACCGTCGAGCGCGGATCGCATGCTGACCCAGCAACTGCAGGTCGCGCTGGCGCTCATCGATGTGCGGGTACTGGACCACATCATCGTCGGCCAGGGTGCCCCGTTCTCCTTTGCGGAGTCCGGCCTGCTGTAA
- a CDS encoding TIGR03757 family integrating conjugative element protein produces MPAAFTRFAPGWRTLGLAVALPASLAVFSPATFAADVVVVTDSRHPVKTAGGERLIELDEAPRIEAELSADLPADPERAAAIVRQRLNQGGTDLQRRIGTAYQGVADAWSLGVAAIPAVVVDQRYVVYGEPDVARAVSRIEQYRRTQP; encoded by the coding sequence ATGCCAGCAGCTTTTACCCGGTTCGCACCAGGCTGGCGAACCCTTGGCCTGGCCGTGGCGCTGCCGGCATCTCTGGCCGTGTTCAGCCCGGCCACCTTCGCCGCCGACGTGGTGGTCGTCACCGACAGCCGCCACCCGGTCAAGACCGCCGGCGGCGAGCGGCTGATCGAGTTGGACGAAGCGCCCCGGATCGAGGCCGAGCTTTCCGCGGATCTGCCGGCCGACCCCGAGCGGGCAGCAGCCATCGTCCGGCAACGACTGAACCAAGGCGGCACCGATCTTCAGCGCCGCATCGGCACCGCCTACCAGGGCGTCGCCGATGCATGGAGCCTGGGCGTCGCCGCCATCCCGGCCGTCGTGGTAGATCAACGCTATGTGGTCTATGGCGAGCCGGACGTGGCCCGGGCGGTGTCCCGCATCGAGCAGTACCGGAGGACGCAGCCGTGA
- a CDS encoding TIGR03756 family integrating conjugative element protein — translation MTHRPFDLLRRLRVAVASLLLVSATGSYALNTATIVSSVMSPDCLEYRVVGICYWLYCTWTGCTVRTSTKVRHYVPDAVVSSYSNTGENPWVEVQAMSTPNPSAQAGGDGTTNEDHENNLAKFKNSDVIGHPGGEVFNQFASSSGYFCQGAGTAFMPYLLSTLDTLAWRYNVPEMAYPEALIPGMREVGARTTMNLWGNVYPRGGFLHQTDDQKSGAVVAQRAGDVVTRRGQIHVYQPLLANARDGYWPAGELMEGDASTGKWQELTPRLSNTCVVFPHSGTLTQAQQGDYAWALWRPYACCERRGQVFLGSVDFL, via the coding sequence GTGACCCATCGCCCATTCGACTTGCTGCGCCGCCTGCGCGTCGCCGTGGCCTCGCTGCTGTTGGTCAGCGCCACCGGCAGCTACGCCCTGAACACCGCCACCATCGTGTCCTCCGTCATGTCGCCGGACTGCCTGGAATACCGGGTGGTGGGCATCTGCTACTGGCTCTACTGCACCTGGACGGGCTGCACGGTGCGCACGTCCACCAAGGTCCGGCACTACGTGCCCGATGCGGTCGTCTCCAGCTACAGCAACACCGGGGAGAACCCCTGGGTCGAAGTGCAGGCGATGAGCACGCCCAACCCATCCGCACAGGCAGGTGGGGATGGGACCACGAACGAAGACCACGAAAACAACCTCGCCAAATTCAAGAACAGCGATGTCATCGGCCATCCTGGCGGCGAGGTATTCAACCAGTTCGCATCGTCGTCGGGCTATTTCTGCCAAGGCGCGGGCACGGCCTTCATGCCGTATCTACTCAGCACGCTGGACACGCTGGCTTGGCGCTACAACGTGCCTGAAATGGCCTACCCGGAGGCGTTGATTCCGGGCATGCGCGAGGTCGGTGCGCGCACCACGATGAATCTCTGGGGCAACGTCTATCCGCGCGGCGGCTTCCTGCACCAGACCGACGACCAAAAATCCGGGGCTGTGGTGGCCCAGCGCGCGGGCGATGTCGTCACGCGCCGCGGGCAGATCCACGTGTACCAGCCGCTGCTTGCCAACGCCCGCGACGGCTACTGGCCGGCCGGCGAGCTGATGGAGGGTGATGCCTCTACGGGCAAGTGGCAGGAGCTGACGCCGCGCCTGTCCAACACCTGCGTGGTGTTCCCGCACAGCGGCACGCTGACCCAGGCCCAGCAAGGCGACTACGCCTGGGCGCTGTGGCGTCCCTATGCGTGCTGCGAACGCCGCGGTCAGGTGTTCCTGGGCAGCGTCGATTTCCTCTGA
- a CDS encoding integrating conjugative element protein has protein sequence MKRPEPMNLSAKACRLLRPTALAGTLALVCGMAWAQVGYQNSGPVLGDDVMYSIGGGSAVSMGRAAGMRSIGVGVGWNSNLICGDMSIQTTLRNQLNGITNGFQQIMSNVIQSATSAVASLPALIIQRADPGLYNLLTNGVLQARLDFDRSKLTCRAMAEKMAETAGGQLGWSQMAEGMALRDAVGSNDAVSAVEQAETRRGNDGVPWVGGSNAGGAGQSAIRVVGDVTRAGYNLVNGRGVTDTSSIASTSCASLSCQTWTSPQQATEWATRALGEQVQRTCDSCTKTETVPGVGLTPLIQEEYEAKLEVLQELVSGTRNTTFENLREAGSTSLPITRGVIEALRDEPDQDLLARRLASEVALSSVLEKALLLQRTLLTGKKEPNVAANELAVQAVNHESDTLDREIRNLKTELELRRELANNSPMAIIQRHGTRAAGSRGIYEGDPVPDRLDQLQKGNPGARP, from the coding sequence ATGAAGCGTCCTGAACCGATGAACCTTTCCGCCAAGGCGTGCCGCCTGCTGCGCCCGACGGCGCTGGCCGGCACGCTCGCTCTGGTCTGCGGCATGGCGTGGGCGCAGGTCGGATACCAGAACAGCGGCCCCGTCCTCGGCGATGACGTCATGTACTCGATCGGCGGTGGCAGTGCGGTGTCCATGGGCCGCGCGGCCGGCATGCGTTCCATCGGGGTCGGCGTGGGGTGGAACAGCAACCTGATCTGCGGCGACATGAGCATCCAGACCACGCTGCGCAATCAGCTTAACGGCATCACGAACGGCTTTCAGCAGATCATGAGCAACGTGATCCAGAGCGCGACCAGCGCGGTTGCATCGCTGCCGGCGCTGATCATTCAGCGCGCCGATCCGGGCCTGTACAACCTGCTGACTAACGGCGTGCTGCAGGCGCGGCTGGACTTCGACCGCTCCAAGCTGACGTGCCGCGCCATGGCGGAGAAGATGGCCGAGACGGCGGGTGGCCAGCTTGGCTGGAGCCAGATGGCCGAAGGCATGGCCCTGCGTGACGCGGTTGGCAGCAACGATGCCGTATCGGCCGTCGAGCAGGCCGAGACGCGCCGCGGCAACGACGGCGTGCCCTGGGTGGGCGGCAGCAATGCCGGTGGCGCGGGCCAGTCCGCCATCCGGGTGGTCGGCGACGTCACCCGCGCGGGCTACAACCTGGTCAACGGTCGCGGCGTGACGGACACCTCCTCCATCGCGTCCACCAGTTGCGCGAGCCTGTCCTGCCAGACCTGGACGTCGCCGCAGCAGGCGACCGAATGGGCCACGCGCGCCCTCGGAGAGCAGGTGCAGCGCACGTGCGACTCCTGCACTAAGACCGAGACGGTGCCCGGCGTCGGGCTGACGCCGCTGATCCAGGAGGAGTACGAAGCCAAGCTGGAGGTCTTGCAGGAGCTGGTTTCCGGCACGCGTAATACCACCTTCGAGAACTTGCGCGAGGCCGGCAGCACGTCGCTGCCGATCACCCGCGGCGTGATCGAGGCGCTGCGCGACGAGCCGGACCAGGACCTGCTGGCGCGGCGCCTCGCGTCCGAAGTGGCGCTGTCATCGGTGCTGGAGAAGGCGCTCCTGCTCCAACGCACGCTGCTCACGGGCAAGAAGGAGCCCAACGTCGCAGCCAACGAACTTGCGGTGCAGGCCGTGAACCATGAGAGCGACACGCTCGACCGGGAGATCCGCAACCTGAAGACGGAATTGGAGCTGCGGCGCGAACTGGCGAACAACTCGCCGATGGCCATCATCCAGCGCCACGGCACGCGGGCGGCCGGCTCGCGCGGCATCTACGAGGGCGATCCGGTACCCGACCGCCTTGACCAGTTGCAGAAGGGCAATCCCGGAGCCAGGCCATGA
- a CDS encoding conjugal transfer protein TraG N-terminal domain-containing protein produces the protein MTLFTTDYLEYYLTLVSWIVNNGIWAALVSSGVFALPFVAIVVQEWLKARAEGADEGNKGVLSAARIENRVFVAIVVVMFAGIPFIDVDLNTIQYDSSRSAQCQVSVAQPADTGWSQSFSTINNQSAKVPVWWAFMHALSRAVTGASVAAIPCGTDLRQMRMEIDATRIDDPVLAQEVADFSRDCYGPARAKLFMQRPQLDEQQMHDVTWIGSRFFTDTNGYYDTYRSSTPRDDWPYDSNRDAGLAQVSSGGGYPTCRQWWADGSNGLRARLLGQVDPSLLNRLAGWAGFLSRAEVDNSVIRAIASPRQQKLNQGSVYTDYGGQIDKTLPNIVTRATGDVGMAVGAIASFPAMDVVRQALPMVLALLKMALVICIPLVLVVGTYDLKTVVTVSVVQFALFFTDFWFQLARWIDSTILDALYGWGFGWNRPHTNFDPLVGLNNAFGDMLLMFVTGTMFLVLPTFWVAALGWVGVKAGVIAQNLAVGSKEARDSAGSGVNKVAGKVL, from the coding sequence ATGACGCTTTTCACGACCGACTACCTGGAGTACTACCTCACACTCGTTTCCTGGATCGTCAACAACGGCATCTGGGCGGCCCTCGTATCCAGCGGGGTATTCGCGCTGCCTTTCGTCGCCATCGTCGTGCAGGAGTGGTTGAAAGCTCGTGCTGAAGGCGCCGACGAGGGCAATAAAGGCGTGCTGAGCGCCGCCCGCATCGAGAACCGGGTCTTCGTCGCCATCGTGGTGGTGATGTTCGCCGGCATTCCGTTCATCGACGTGGACCTAAACACCATCCAGTACGACAGCTCGCGCTCGGCCCAGTGCCAGGTCAGCGTGGCGCAGCCCGCGGATACCGGCTGGTCGCAGTCCTTCAGCACCATCAACAACCAGTCGGCGAAGGTGCCGGTGTGGTGGGCGTTCATGCACGCGCTCTCGCGCGCCGTCACGGGCGCTTCGGTGGCGGCAATCCCGTGCGGCACGGACCTGCGGCAGATGCGCATGGAGATCGACGCCACGCGCATCGATGATCCGGTGCTGGCTCAGGAAGTAGCGGATTTCTCTCGGGATTGCTATGGGCCTGCACGGGCCAAATTGTTCATGCAGCGCCCTCAACTTGATGAGCAGCAGATGCACGACGTGACCTGGATCGGATCGCGGTTCTTCACCGACACGAACGGGTACTACGACACGTATCGCTCCAGCACGCCGCGCGATGACTGGCCCTATGACAGCAACCGCGACGCTGGGCTGGCCCAGGTATCCAGTGGCGGTGGCTACCCGACCTGCAGGCAATGGTGGGCTGATGGCAGCAATGGCCTGCGGGCACGGCTGCTGGGACAGGTGGACCCGAGCCTGCTCAATCGCCTGGCGGGCTGGGCTGGCTTCCTGAGCCGGGCCGAGGTGGACAATTCGGTGATCCGCGCGATCGCGTCACCGCGGCAGCAGAAGCTGAACCAAGGCAGCGTCTATACCGACTACGGCGGCCAGATCGACAAGACCTTGCCAAACATCGTGACGCGGGCTACGGGAGACGTTGGAATGGCAGTTGGCGCGATTGCCTCGTTTCCCGCGATGGACGTCGTGCGGCAGGCGCTGCCGATGGTGCTCGCCTTGCTCAAGATGGCATTGGTAATCTGCATCCCGCTCGTGCTGGTCGTGGGCACCTATGACTTGAAGACGGTCGTCACGGTCAGCGTCGTGCAGTTCGCGCTGTTCTTCACGGATTTCTGGTTTCAGCTTGCGCGCTGGATCGATTCGACGATCCTGGACGCACTTTATGGCTGGGGGTTCGGCTGGAACCGGCCGCACACCAACTTCGACCCGCTGGTGGGGCTGAACAACGCCTTCGGCGACATGCTCCTGATGTTCGTCACAGGCACGATGTTTCTGGTCCTGCCGACGTTTTGGGTCGCTGCTTTGGGGTGGGTCGGAGTTAAGGCTGGGGTGATTGCTCAGAACCTTGCTGTCGGCTCCAAGGAAGCGCGTGATAGCGCCGGGTCAGGTGTAAACAAGGTAGCCGGCAAGGTTCTGTGA
- a CDS encoding DUF3742 family protein: protein MNTTTRIRTAERLGRTLGRGWRAYVRGERRASSWLVSKGGAAAGATALVWVVKLVALGVLLYTTFWLAVLLLLGVAAVWMAGNSARDEDRWTQQDELRNGEAGFGLYSSNGQRLDPHDPNDPFDD, encoded by the coding sequence ATGAACACCACGACACGCATCCGTACCGCAGAACGACTCGGCCGCACCTTGGGTCGCGGATGGCGTGCCTACGTGCGCGGCGAACGCCGGGCATCGAGCTGGTTGGTGTCAAAGGGGGGGGCGGCGGCCGGTGCCACCGCGCTCGTGTGGGTGGTCAAGCTGGTTGCGCTCGGGGTGCTGCTGTACACCACCTTCTGGCTGGCGGTGTTGCTACTGCTGGGCGTTGCGGCGGTATGGATGGCTGGCAATTCGGCTAGAGATGAAGACCGCTGGACGCAACAGGATGAATTGCGCAATGGCGAGGCGGGCTTTGGCCTGTATTCTTCCAATGGCCAGCGGCTCGACCCTCACGACCCGAACGATCCGTTCGATGACTGA
- a CDS encoding type II toxin-antitoxin system YhaV family toxin → MQRHGWTLLFHDCVIEQLQKLHATARRAQENDPTGFESNANVKLFRALSQLILDVVPGDPARDEYRQGNTLGPAHRHWRRAKIGRRFRLFFRYDSKAKVIVYAWVNDEQTLRSSGSKSDPYVVFEKMLGRGNPPDDWHALIQASKQDWSKLE, encoded by the coding sequence ATGCAACGGCATGGCTGGACGCTGCTCTTCCACGACTGCGTGATCGAGCAGTTGCAGAAACTGCATGCGACCGCGAGGCGCGCGCAGGAGAACGACCCGACGGGCTTCGAGTCCAATGCCAACGTCAAGCTCTTCCGGGCCTTGAGCCAGTTGATCTTGGATGTGGTGCCAGGCGATCCGGCACGCGACGAGTACCGCCAGGGCAACACCTTGGGACCTGCCCACCGCCACTGGCGAAGGGCCAAGATCGGACGGCGGTTCCGGCTGTTCTTCCGGTATGACTCGAAGGCGAAGGTCATCGTGTACGCCTGGGTCAACGATGAACAGACCCTGCGGTCTTCGGGTAGCAAATCGGACCCGTATGTCGTGTTCGAGAAGATGCTCGGGCGCGGGAACCCACCAGACGACTGGCATGCGCTGATACAGGCAAGCAAGCAGGATTGGAGCAAACTGGAATAG
- a CDS encoding type II toxin-antitoxin system PrlF family antitoxin, protein MPAIHEVATLTSKGQITLPKPIRQALGVDAGGKLAFDLRGSEVVVTRVDAEHEDPAIGAFLSLLARDIEAGRNVQGLPEDLARAMLEHAGHGLDLDEEIDGKVEL, encoded by the coding sequence ATGCCTGCCATCCACGAAGTTGCCACGCTGACCTCCAAAGGCCAGATCACGCTGCCCAAGCCCATCCGGCAGGCGCTCGGCGTCGATGCCGGTGGCAAGCTCGCGTTCGATCTGCGGGGCAGCGAAGTCGTCGTCACCCGCGTCGATGCCGAGCATGAGGACCCCGCCATCGGCGCATTCCTGAGCCTGCTGGCCCGCGACATCGAAGCTGGCCGGAACGTCCAGGGCCTGCCCGAGGATCTGGCCCGCGCCATGCTGGAGCATGCTGGCCACGGTCTGGACCTGGACGAGGAGATCGACGGGAAAGTGGAACTCTGA
- the mobH gene encoding MobH family relaxase, with the protein MLSLFQRKRPAVAAAPTPPSVTDLPKGLMRPESAASLLATPRRQKLLEHIWQRTSLSRKQFATLYRAPLERYAELVQAFPASEAHHHAYPGGMLDHGLEIVAYSLKLRQSHLLPIGASPEDQAAQAEAWTAAVAYAALLHDIGKIAVDLHVELADGSLWHPWYGPLHQPYRFRYRDDREYHLHSAATGLLYRQLLDTQLLDWLSGYPDLWGPLLYVLAGQYEHAGVLGELVVQADRASVAQELGGDPARAMAAPKHALQRKLLDGLRYLLKEQLKLNQPEASDGWLTEDALWLVSKTVSDKLRAHLLSQGVDGIPANNTAVFNVLQDHGMLQPTPDGKAIWRATVTSSTGWCHSFTLLRLGPALIWEPSERPALFAGTVAIDAAATDKGPDVSATTPPAGAQSASEGQEVPPWEGGNPSRPAKGEPLPDAMEDMLSMVGMVNSPATRQDAEAPSEPVSAARTEATTLTAPQRSSPAPKPTTAPSGEHFMAWLKQGIASRRLIINDAKALVHTASGTAYLVSPGVFQRYAQERPQVSALAKQESQQDWQWIQKRFERLQLHRKQPNGLNIWTCEVTGPRKSRRLHGYLLEDPSLLFSETPPSNPYLSLLGETRHCEQTSGKQGAST; encoded by the coding sequence ATGCTCTCTCTGTTCCAGCGAAAACGGCCCGCGGTTGCTGCTGCTCCGACGCCACCATCGGTCACCGACCTCCCGAAAGGGTTGATGCGGCCCGAGTCGGCCGCATCGCTGCTGGCCACCCCGCGCCGGCAGAAGCTGCTGGAGCACATCTGGCAGCGCACGTCGCTCTCACGTAAGCAGTTCGCCACCTTGTACCGGGCGCCACTGGAACGCTACGCCGAGCTGGTCCAGGCTTTCCCGGCTTCCGAGGCGCATCATCACGCTTACCCCGGCGGCATGCTGGACCATGGCCTGGAAATCGTCGCCTACAGTCTGAAGCTGCGGCAGTCCCATCTGCTTCCCATCGGCGCAAGCCCCGAGGACCAGGCTGCGCAGGCTGAGGCCTGGACTGCTGCAGTCGCCTATGCCGCGTTGTTGCACGACATCGGCAAGATCGCCGTCGATCTGCACGTCGAACTGGCCGATGGCTCGCTGTGGCACCCGTGGTACGGTCCGCTGCACCAGCCGTACCGCTTCCGCTACCGCGACGATCGCGAATACCACCTGCACAGCGCGGCGACGGGCTTGCTCTACCGCCAACTGTTGGACACCCAACTCCTGGACTGGCTCAGTGGCTATCCCGACCTGTGGGGACCGCTGCTCTACGTCCTGGCCGGCCAGTACGAGCACGCCGGTGTGCTGGGCGAACTGGTCGTGCAGGCCGACCGCGCTTCCGTGGCCCAGGAACTGGGCGGCGATCCGGCGCGCGCCATGGCCGCTCCCAAGCACGCGCTGCAACGCAAGCTGCTCGACGGGCTGCGCTACCTGCTCAAGGAACAGTTGAAGCTGAACCAGCCGGAAGCCTCCGATGGCTGGCTCACCGAGGACGCGCTGTGGCTGGTGAGCAAGACGGTATCGGACAAACTGCGTGCGCACCTGCTGTCCCAAGGCGTTGACGGCATTCCTGCGAACAACACCGCGGTGTTCAACGTCCTCCAGGATCACGGCATGTTGCAGCCGACGCCCGACGGCAAGGCGATCTGGCGCGCGACCGTGACCAGTTCCACCGGCTGGTGTCACTCGTTCACGCTGTTGCGCCTCGGGCCCGCGCTGATCTGGGAGCCAAGCGAGAGGCCGGCGCTGTTCGCCGGCACAGTGGCGATCGACGCGGCGGCCACGGACAAAGGGCCCGATGTGTCAGCCACTACTCCGCCGGCCGGAGCGCAGTCAGCCTCGGAGGGCCAAGAGGTTCCGCCATGGGAGGGAGGTAACCCCTCTCGTCCAGCGAAAGGTGAACCGCTGCCCGACGCCATGGAAGACATGCTTTCGATGGTGGGCATGGTGAATTCACCCGCAACCCGGCAGGACGCTGAAGCACCTTCGGAGCCGGTGTCTGCCGCGCGTACTGAAGCGACGACCTTGACCGCACCTCAGCGTTCGTCCCCAGCGCCCAAGCCCACGACAGCGCCATCCGGAGAGCACTTCATGGCGTGGCTGAAACAAGGCATCGCTTCCCGCCGGCTCATCATCAACGACGCGAAAGCGCTCGTGCATACCGCGAGCGGCACCGCCTACCTGGTCAGCCCCGGCGTATTCCAGCGCTATGCGCAGGAGCGTCCGCAAGTCAGCGCGCTGGCCAAGCAGGAGAGCCAGCAAGACTGGCAGTGGATACAAAAGCGCTTCGAGAGGCTGCAGCTGCATCGCAAGCAACCGAACGGCCTGAACATCTGGACCTGTGAAGTAACCGGGCCTAGAAAATCCCGCCGTCTGCATGGATACCTTCTGGAAGATCCGAGCCTGCTTTTCTCGGAAACGCCTCCGAGCAATCCCTATCTATCCCTGTTGGGTGAGACCAGACACTGCGAACAGACTTCAGGAAAGCAAGGGGCGTCAACATGA
- a CDS encoding heavy-metal-associated domain-containing protein gives MKSINVEVGGLVSSLSGEGVRRKLLYLHGVHNADANYVAGSATIHLDERCLRVKDLRHCISECGYPAPKLTRTTAADGAVPSQIL, from the coding sequence ATGAAGTCGATCAACGTTGAAGTCGGAGGGCTTGTATCGAGCCTGAGCGGTGAGGGAGTGCGCCGCAAGCTGCTGTATCTTCACGGCGTCCATAATGCGGATGCCAACTATGTTGCGGGAAGCGCAACGATTCATCTCGACGAGCGATGCCTCAGGGTCAAGGATCTGCGCCATTGCATCTCCGAATGCGGCTATCCGGCACCGAAGCTCACCCGGACTACTGCCGCAGATGGGGCAGTGCCAAGTCAAATCTTGTGA